The Candidatus Polarisedimenticolaceae bacterium genome contains a region encoding:
- the secG gene encoding preprotein translocase subunit SecG: MLYGLLIVVHVACCLLLIGVVLLQTGKRADLAGAFGGGGSQTAFGARGAATLLSKMTTIGAIVFMLTSFALSMMASSGASGTGSVLDQVPATSVPAPTAPAPSAPAPPAPPAPSTPTPQGN, from the coding sequence ATGCTTTACGGTCTCTTGATAGTCGTTCACGTCGCCTGCTGCCTGCTCCTGATCGGCGTCGTCCTGCTCCAGACCGGCAAACGCGCCGATCTCGCGGGTGCCTTCGGCGGAGGCGGCAGCCAGACGGCGTTCGGGGCGCGCGGCGCCGCGACGCTCCTGTCGAAGATGACGACGATCGGCGCGATCGTCTTCATGCTCACGTCGTTCGCGCTCTCGATGATGGCGTCTTCGGGCGCCTCCGGCACCGGCTCGGTGCTCGATCAGGTTCCGGCGACGAGCGTGCCGGCACCGACCGCGCCCGCGCCGTCCGCCCCGGCTCCGCCGGCGCCCCCCGCGCCGTCGACGCCGACCCCGCAGGGGAACTAG
- the tpiA gene encoding triose-phosphate isomerase, producing MTPSRRRPFVVGNSKMNLDEPRCAALTREVAAGTRDLAGVDVGIAPPFPFLRAALDARNGAPLQVGAQDVHWEDVGAFTGEVSAAMLASMSASFVILGHSERRHLLGETDEDVRRKVAAAFRHALVPIVCVGETEGERLAGGTLEVVERQMRLGLAAVPAAEADRLVVAYEPVWAIGTGRVATLEQIAEVHRLIRGRLAGMFGGEAAQRIRIQYGGSVTPQNAVEILALEEVDGALVGGASLDAARFLGIVRAALPAAPGAC from the coding sequence GTGACGCCTTCGCGCCGTCGGCCCTTCGTGGTGGGCAACTCGAAGATGAACCTCGACGAGCCCAGGTGCGCCGCGCTCACCCGCGAGGTCGCGGCGGGGACGCGCGACCTCGCGGGCGTGGACGTGGGCATCGCGCCCCCGTTTCCTTTCCTGCGTGCCGCCCTCGACGCCAGAAACGGTGCCCCGCTCCAGGTCGGCGCCCAGGACGTCCATTGGGAGGACGTGGGCGCGTTCACGGGAGAGGTTTCGGCGGCGATGCTCGCCTCGATGAGCGCCTCGTTCGTGATCCTCGGACACTCCGAACGTCGACACCTGCTCGGCGAGACCGACGAGGACGTCCGTCGAAAGGTGGCCGCTGCATTCCGGCACGCCCTGGTCCCGATCGTCTGTGTGGGCGAGACGGAGGGAGAACGGCTTGCCGGCGGAACCCTCGAGGTGGTCGAGCGCCAGATGCGGCTCGGCCTCGCCGCGGTCCCGGCGGCCGAGGCCGATCGTCTCGTCGTCGCCTACGAGCCGGTCTGGGCCATCGGCACCGGGCGGGTGGCGACTCTCGAGCAGATCGCCGAAGTCCATCGCCTCATCCGCGGACGACTCGCCGGGATGTTCGGAGGGGAGGCGGCGCAGCGGATCCGGATCCAGTACGGCGGTTCGGTGACGCCGCAGAATGCCGTCGAGATCCTCGCCCTGGAGGAGGTGGACGGCGCCCTCGTCGGCGGGGCCTCGCTCGACGCTGCCCGCTTCCTCGGCATCGTGCGCGCAGCCTTGCCCGCCGCTCCGGGGGCGTGCTAG
- a CDS encoding phosphoglycerate kinase, with the protein MARKLSVRELGDVRGKRVFVRVDFNVPLDSGKVTDDTRVRASLPTIEHLSKAGARIVLASHLGRPKGQANPKYSLEPVARHLAGLLGRTVAFAPDCVGEVAARMALEVPEGGCLLLENLRFHKEEEANDPGFAAALAGLGDLYVNDAFGSAHRAHASTAGVPGVLHPAAAGFLMEAELEHLGKLLEHPDTPFVAILGGAKVSDKIELIENLLPRVDGFLVGGAMAYAFLKAQGIATGKSLLEAEKVELARELLDRARDAGKFLLLPGDHVVAVGGDDTNVRTTTGVAIGDDEAAMDIGPRTVARFADALSRCRTALWNGPLGRFEVDAFAAGSRGVGEALVRSGAVSIVGGGDTAAAVEKFGLTSKMTHVSTGGGASLEFLSGLPLPGVVALDDRP; encoded by the coding sequence ATGGCCCGGAAGCTGTCGGTTCGCGAGCTCGGCGACGTCCGAGGCAAACGCGTCTTCGTTCGGGTCGACTTCAACGTGCCGCTCGATTCCGGGAAGGTCACCGACGACACCCGCGTCCGGGCGTCGCTCCCGACGATCGAGCACCTGTCGAAGGCCGGGGCGCGCATCGTTCTCGCCTCGCATCTCGGGCGTCCGAAAGGCCAGGCGAATCCGAAGTACTCGCTCGAGCCGGTCGCGCGGCACCTCGCCGGCCTGCTCGGCCGCACGGTCGCCTTCGCGCCCGACTGCGTCGGCGAGGTCGCCGCGCGCATGGCGCTCGAGGTCCCCGAGGGAGGGTGCCTGCTCCTCGAGAACCTCCGCTTTCACAAGGAGGAGGAGGCGAACGACCCGGGGTTCGCCGCGGCGCTCGCCGGGCTCGGGGATCTGTACGTCAACGACGCGTTCGGCTCCGCGCACCGTGCCCACGCCTCGACGGCGGGGGTCCCCGGCGTGCTGCATCCGGCCGCCGCCGGGTTCCTGATGGAGGCCGAGCTCGAGCACCTCGGAAAGCTCCTCGAGCATCCCGACACGCCTTTCGTCGCGATCCTCGGAGGCGCCAAGGTCTCCGACAAGATCGAGCTGATCGAGAACCTCCTCCCCCGCGTCGACGGATTCCTCGTCGGCGGCGCCATGGCCTACGCCTTCCTCAAGGCGCAGGGAATCGCGACCGGAAAGTCCCTTCTCGAGGCCGAGAAGGTCGAGCTCGCCAGGGAGCTCCTCGATCGCGCGCGCGACGCCGGAAAGTTCCTGCTCCTTCCCGGCGACCACGTCGTCGCGGTGGGGGGCGACGACACGAACGTTCGAACGACCACGGGGGTCGCGATCGGCGACGACGAGGCGGCGATGGACATCGGCCCGCGCACCGTCGCGCGTTTCGCCGACGCGCTCTCGCGCTGCCGTACCGCGCTGTGGAACGGCCCCCTCGGCCGGTTCGAGGTCGACGCCTTCGCGGCCGGCTCGCGCGGGGTCGGCGAGGCGCTCGTGCGCTCCGGAGCGGTGTCGATCGTCGGCGGCGGCGACACCGCCGCCGCCGTCGAGAAGTTCGGCCTCACGTCGAAGATGACCCACGTCTCGACGGGGGGCGGCGCCTCGCTGGAGTTCCTGTCCGGCCTGCCGCTTCCCGGCGTCGTCGCGCTGGACGACCGCCCGTGA
- a CDS encoding HEAT repeat domain-containing protein, whose product MTLPPRANEIPELVRRLGSRSASRVDDARARLALFGSRAVPALIEALDGDNPRTRANAMPLLALTQDPRGREALTGMLVDRDPRLREVALRSIARFPSPEAVAALERALTRERSSELRVVALQGLLELCEAGQDGALRPVLALLVDSGADGKLRLVAVELIPLLKGAERRALVRRLRLDASPEVSRRAADVEEALLAPRRTRRVPPVRLVSRLASPSYTVWYESVRQLARCGASAIVPLVEAMRRHAHDPEFCARAGLALRALAPRHVRALAFALEHVDEPLPLLVLLEVAGSSGEKSLVYRIRDVIERLRARNGANADGFDPMVRVRAKAHLELARVGSRCAVQDLREMLSAGDIRLEPEAIEAVELIGKRDELPELLRAWSREDRYIRERIGTTVRAIMRRERIRRTSRLFRALGPEQRRALEAVLPPARPRPARARFGR is encoded by the coding sequence ATGACGCTTCCGCCCAGGGCAAACGAGATTCCCGAACTCGTCCGACGGCTCGGAAGCCGCTCGGCGTCGCGCGTCGACGACGCGCGCGCGAGGCTCGCGTTGTTCGGCTCCCGCGCGGTCCCGGCGCTCATCGAAGCGCTCGACGGAGACAATCCGCGGACCCGGGCGAACGCCATGCCGCTTCTGGCCCTCACCCAGGATCCTCGCGGCCGCGAAGCGCTCACCGGCATGCTCGTCGACCGCGACCCCCGGCTGCGGGAAGTGGCGCTGCGCTCGATCGCGCGGTTCCCCTCGCCGGAGGCGGTCGCCGCCCTCGAGCGCGCGCTCACGCGCGAGCGGAGCTCCGAGCTTCGCGTCGTGGCCCTCCAGGGGCTGCTCGAGCTCTGCGAGGCGGGACAGGACGGCGCGCTTCGCCCGGTTCTCGCCCTGCTCGTCGACTCCGGAGCCGACGGGAAGCTGCGCCTGGTCGCGGTCGAGCTCATCCCGCTCCTGAAGGGGGCGGAGCGCCGGGCTCTGGTCCGTCGGCTGCGTCTGGATGCTTCCCCCGAGGTATCCCGTCGCGCCGCCGACGTCGAGGAGGCGCTTCTCGCGCCGCGACGGACGCGACGGGTGCCGCCCGTGCGACTGGTCTCCCGCCTCGCGAGCCCGTCGTACACCGTCTGGTACGAATCGGTGCGCCAGCTCGCGCGATGCGGCGCGTCGGCGATCGTCCCGCTCGTCGAGGCGATGCGGCGACACGCCCATGATCCGGAGTTCTGCGCCCGTGCGGGCCTCGCCCTGCGGGCCCTCGCGCCCCGCCACGTCCGCGCCCTCGCCTTCGCCCTCGAGCACGTGGACGAGCCGCTGCCGTTGCTCGTCCTGCTCGAGGTCGCGGGATCGTCCGGCGAGAAGTCCCTGGTCTACCGGATCCGCGACGTGATCGAGCGCCTGCGCGCCCGCAACGGAGCGAACGCCGACGGCTTCGATCCCATGGTCCGCGTCCGCGCGAAGGCGCACCTCGAGCTCGCCCGCGTCGGCAGCCGCTGCGCCGTGCAGGACCTCCGCGAGATGCTCTCGGCGGGAGACATCCGGCTCGAGCCCGAGGCGATCGAGGCCGTCGAGCTGATCGGCAAGAGGGACGAGCTCCCCGAGCTTCTCCGCGCATGGTCGCGCGAGGACCGCTACATCCGGGAGCGCATCGGCACGACCGTCCGCGCGATCATGCGCCGCGAGCGCATCCGTCGCACGAGCCGGTTGTTCCGCGCGCTCGGTCCCGAGCAGCGCCGCGCGCTCGAGGCCGTCCTCCCCCCCGCGCGGCCGCGCCCCGCCCGGGCGCGATTCGGGCGCTGA
- a CDS encoding type II secretion system protein GspG → MLASATLASSGCGGDRRADRLYREASELVEKGDTAAAVPKLEEILRDYPDSEAASKARREVVLYRGLSEAVAAYPVRRARDVMVQTARALERYRAGRGAAPDALDALVPSFLSEAPADPWGRSLEYRKTARGYRLACLGSDGAPGGEGDAADLVVENGAFVRVAR, encoded by the coding sequence ATGCTGGCCTCCGCGACGTTGGCATCGTCCGGCTGCGGCGGCGATCGACGCGCGGATCGTCTCTACCGCGAAGCCTCCGAGCTCGTCGAAAAGGGCGATACCGCGGCCGCCGTCCCCAAGCTCGAGGAAATTCTCCGCGACTACCCGGACAGCGAAGCGGCGTCGAAGGCCCGTCGCGAGGTCGTCCTGTACCGCGGGCTGTCGGAGGCGGTCGCGGCGTATCCCGTGCGGCGCGCGCGCGATGTCATGGTGCAGACCGCCCGCGCGCTCGAACGATACCGGGCCGGCCGCGGGGCCGCTCCCGACGCGCTCGACGCCCTCGTGCCTTCCTTTCTCTCGGAGGCCCCCGCCGATCCGTGGGGACGCTCCCTCGAGTACCGGAAGACCGCCCGCGGTTATCGTCTCGCGTGCCTTGGCTCCGACGGGGCGCCGGGCGGCGAAGGCGATGCGGCGGATCTCGTCGTCGAGAATGGAGCGTTCGTGAGGGTCGCGCGATGA
- a CDS encoding DUF192 domain-containing protein — MIAAWLLAAAVVAPRFAVAVLPNGTEFALEVAADPESRARGYMFRESVGPKEGMVFVFDSPERQGMWMKNCRVPLDLVWLDGARRVVHVAENQRPCPSQGPCPVVESMRPALYVLEFAGGTARREGLRIGDTIALLSDPPLR; from the coding sequence ATGATCGCGGCGTGGCTCCTCGCGGCTGCGGTCGTCGCGCCGAGGTTCGCGGTGGCCGTCCTTCCCAACGGGACGGAGTTCGCGCTCGAGGTTGCCGCCGACCCCGAATCCCGGGCACGGGGGTACATGTTCCGCGAGAGCGTCGGCCCGAAGGAAGGGATGGTGTTCGTCTTCGACTCCCCCGAGCGGCAGGGCATGTGGATGAAGAACTGCCGCGTCCCGCTCGACCTCGTCTGGCTCGACGGCGCGCGGCGCGTCGTCCACGTCGCCGAGAACCAGCGGCCCTGCCCCAGCCAGGGCCCGTGCCCGGTCGTCGAGTCGATGCGACCCGCCCTGTACGTTCTGGAGTTCGCGGGGGGGACCGCCCGCCGCGAGGGATTGAGGATCGGCGACACGATCGCCTTGCTTTCGGATCCGCCCCTCCGATGA
- a CDS encoding lytic transglycosylase domain-containing protein codes for MKWITRPFATLTVLLAVVAATFFAGPSSEPMAAAPVRQQTLALAGGLPDSWEHRAIAWLDAQRGIPMSRTELGSLVRLVDRTAERFETDPLMILAVIQVESRFDPFAVSPRGARGLMQVRPETAREIAPRLGIEWTSDDLLFDPEVNVLIGTWYVQHLLERFDGNLDAAFAAYEAGPGRIEGHLARSSEVPLRYADRIWNVLVALQTQIAA; via the coding sequence ATGAAATGGATCACCCGACCCTTCGCGACCCTCACCGTGCTCCTGGCGGTTGTCGCCGCGACCTTCTTCGCGGGACCCTCCTCCGAGCCGATGGCCGCAGCGCCGGTGCGCCAGCAGACGCTCGCCCTCGCCGGTGGGTTGCCCGACTCCTGGGAGCACCGGGCGATCGCCTGGCTCGACGCCCAGAGGGGCATCCCGATGTCGCGGACCGAGTTGGGCTCCCTCGTCCGGCTCGTCGACCGCACCGCCGAGCGGTTCGAAACCGACCCCCTGATGATCCTCGCCGTGATCCAGGTCGAGAGCCGTTTCGACCCCTTCGCGGTTTCCCCCCGCGGCGCCCGAGGGCTCATGCAGGTCCGTCCCGAGACCGCCCGGGAGATCGCCCCCCGACTCGGGATCGAGTGGACCTCGGACGACCTGCTCTTCGATCCTGAGGTGAACGTCCTGATCGGCACGTGGTACGTCCAGCATCTGCTCGAGCGCTTCGACGGCAACCTCGACGCGGCGTTCGCGGCTTACGAGGCGGGGCCGGGACGCATCGAGGGGCACCTCGCGCGATCGTCGGAGGTGCCGCTGCGCTACGCCGATCGCATCTGGAACGTCCTCGTCGCGCTGCAGACCCAGATCGCCGCCTGA
- a CDS encoding NADH-quinone oxidoreductase subunit M produces MNPFGDQLLNVVTFLPLVGALLLLLLPGERHGLIAKAATAIAGLGFLVSLPLWFGWAKAPVDAHGFRFVFEMDWIPSLGARYLVGVDGISMLLVLLTTLLGFIAILASWTAIHHRVKEFYVFMLVLQTGMLGVFVSLDAFLFYVFWEVVLIPMYFLIGIWGGQRRLYAAVKFFLYTLFGSVLMLLGILALYFYHHAMTGLYTFDIRQLQAMGSWTDWFDLQKWVWVTFFIGFAIKVPMWPLHTWLPDAHVEAPTAGSVILAGVLLKMGTYGFLRFSLPMLPDATRYFLPWALGLCVVGVIYGAMVALMQKDWKKLVAYSSVSHLGFCMLGAFALNHQGITGSVLQMINHGLSTGALFLLVGIVYERRHTREIAEYGGLAKVMPWFAVFFLVMTLSSIGMPALPGNGFTGEWTILVGVFQLSDKAWAVLGATGIVLGAVYMLWLYQRTVFGKLDNPENEKLSDLSAREVATLLPLTVLAFWIGLHPAPFFKVLDEPVAKIVQQVEKTWTYPAAGLRAER; encoded by the coding sequence ATGAATCCGTTCGGGGACCAGCTCCTCAACGTCGTCACCTTTCTGCCCCTCGTCGGGGCGCTGCTCCTGTTGCTGCTCCCCGGCGAGCGACACGGGTTGATCGCCAAGGCCGCGACCGCGATCGCGGGTCTCGGTTTTCTCGTGAGCCTGCCGCTGTGGTTCGGTTGGGCCAAAGCACCCGTCGATGCGCACGGGTTCCGGTTCGTCTTCGAGATGGACTGGATTCCCTCGCTGGGGGCCCGGTACCTGGTCGGCGTCGACGGCATCTCGATGCTGCTGGTATTGCTCACGACGTTGCTCGGCTTCATCGCGATCCTGGCCTCGTGGACGGCGATCCACCACCGCGTGAAGGAGTTCTACGTCTTCATGCTCGTCCTGCAGACGGGCATGCTCGGCGTGTTCGTCAGCCTCGACGCCTTCCTCTTCTACGTGTTCTGGGAGGTCGTGCTGATCCCGATGTACTTCCTCATCGGGATCTGGGGCGGCCAACGCCGCCTCTACGCCGCGGTCAAGTTCTTCCTCTACACGCTGTTCGGCTCCGTGCTGATGCTGCTCGGGATCCTCGCCCTCTACTTCTACCACCACGCGATGACCGGGCTGTACACCTTCGACATCCGTCAGCTCCAGGCGATGGGGTCCTGGACCGACTGGTTCGACCTCCAGAAATGGGTGTGGGTCACCTTCTTCATCGGCTTCGCGATCAAGGTCCCGATGTGGCCGCTGCACACGTGGCTCCCTGACGCTCACGTCGAGGCGCCGACGGCGGGCTCGGTGATCCTCGCGGGCGTCCTCCTGAAGATGGGGACCTACGGGTTCCTGCGCTTCAGCCTGCCGATGCTCCCCGATGCGACCCGCTACTTCCTGCCGTGGGCCCTGGGCCTGTGCGTCGTGGGGGTGATCTACGGCGCGATGGTCGCGCTGATGCAGAAGGACTGGAAGAAGCTCGTGGCCTACTCGTCGGTGAGCCACCTGGGCTTCTGCATGCTCGGCGCGTTCGCGCTCAACCACCAGGGGATCACCGGCTCGGTCCTCCAGATGATCAATCACGGTCTGTCGACCGGGGCGTTGTTCCTCCTCGTCGGGATCGTCTACGAGCGCCGGCACACCCGCGAGATCGCCGAATACGGAGGGCTCGCCAAGGTCATGCCGTGGTTCGCGGTCTTCTTCCTCGTGATGACGCTCTCCTCGATCGGCATGCCGGCCCTTCCCGGGAACGGATTCACGGGAGAGTGGACGATCCTCGTCGGCGTGTTCCAGCTTTCCGACAAGGCCTGGGCGGTCCTCGGCGCGACGGGGATCGTGCTCGGGGCGGTGTACATGCTCTGGCTCTACCAGCGCACCGTCTTCGGGAAGCTCGACAACCCCGAGAACGAGAAGCTCTCCGACCTGAGCGCCCGCGAGGTCGCGACGCTCCTTCCGCTCACCGTGCTCGCCTTCTGGATCGGGCTCCATCCCGCGCCCTTCTTCAAAGTCCTCGACGAGCCGGTCGCCAAGATCGTGCAGCAGGTCGAGAAGACCTGGACCTACCCCGCCGCCGGGCTGCGCGCGGAGCGATGA
- a CDS encoding AtpZ/AtpI family protein, whose product MSLGRVAGLGTELLVAVGLGLLVGRWLDGKLGTAPWLLMAGAALGGFSAFWNLYRQVAASNASAGQGKRDDERSDD is encoded by the coding sequence TTGAGCCTCGGTCGCGTCGCGGGGCTGGGCACGGAACTGCTGGTCGCCGTCGGGTTGGGCCTGCTCGTGGGCCGTTGGCTGGATGGGAAGCTGGGGACGGCGCCGTGGCTCCTCATGGCGGGCGCGGCTCTCGGCGGATTCTCGGCGTTCTGGAATCTGTACAGGCAGGTGGCGGCCTCGAACGCCTCCGCCGGGCAGGGGAAACGGGACGATGAGCGCAGCGACGACTGA
- the atpB gene encoding F0F1 ATP synthase subunit A: protein MSAATTEAVAETATHGAEASGKLDIGGLIMHHITDSHEIEVPFFPSLKIPLPEIHVGGYDISITKHVVMMWIATGLLLFVAAWAARRSKDPIPRGWRNALEAIIVYIRDEIGRKALGDHIDHYLGYLVTTFFFILFNNLLGLVPGMATATGNVGVTAALAGIAFLMIQGSGIREFGVVKHFKHLVPSGLPLWLLPVMIPVEILGMLAKPFALCIRLFANMTAGHVVILGLISLIFILQTAFAALVSVPFTLFIFVLEILVAFIQAYIFTTLVATFMGMSVHPAH from the coding sequence ATGAGCGCAGCGACGACTGAAGCGGTGGCGGAAACCGCAACGCACGGCGCCGAGGCCTCGGGCAAGCTCGACATCGGCGGCCTGATCATGCACCACATCACGGACAGCCACGAGATCGAGGTGCCGTTCTTCCCCAGCCTCAAGATCCCGCTCCCCGAGATCCACGTCGGCGGGTACGACATCTCCATCACCAAACACGTCGTCATGATGTGGATCGCCACCGGGTTGCTGCTCTTCGTCGCCGCGTGGGCGGCCCGACGCTCCAAGGACCCGATCCCGCGGGGCTGGCGCAACGCCCTCGAGGCGATCATCGTCTACATCCGCGACGAGATCGGCCGCAAGGCGCTCGGCGACCACATCGATCATTACTTGGGCTACCTCGTCACGACGTTCTTCTTCATTCTCTTCAACAACCTGCTGGGACTCGTGCCCGGCATGGCGACCGCGACCGGCAACGTCGGCGTCACCGCGGCCCTCGCCGGGATCGCGTTCCTGATGATCCAGGGGTCGGGGATCCGCGAGTTCGGGGTGGTGAAGCACTTCAAGCACCTCGTGCCCTCGGGGCTTCCGCTCTGGCTCCTGCCGGTCATGATTCCCGTCGAGATCCTCGGCATGCTCGCGAAGCCCTTCGCGCTGTGCATCCGACTCTTCGCCAACATGACCGCCGGTCACGTGGTGATCCTCGGCCTGATCTCGCTGATCTTCATCCTGCAGACCGCGTTCGCGGCGCTCGTCTCGGTGCCGTTCACGCTGTTCATCTTCGTCTTGGAGATTCTCGTCGCGTTCATCCAGGCGTACATCTTCACGACCCTGGTCGCGACGTTCATGGGCATGTCGGTTCACCCCGCGCACTAA
- the atpE gene encoding ATP synthase F0 subunit C, whose amino-acid sequence MEPVGMAYLGAGVGAGLALIGAGLGIGKLAASAMEGIARQPQAAGTVQTAMLIAAGLIEGAALFALVICFLLQGK is encoded by the coding sequence ATGGAACCCGTTGGGATGGCGTATCTGGGCGCCGGCGTGGGCGCGGGACTCGCACTGATCGGCGCCGGTCTCGGCATCGGCAAGCTGGCCGCCTCCGCGATGGAAGGCATCGCGCGCCAGCCTCAGGCGGCGGGCACGGTGCAGACCGCGATGCTGATCGCGGCCGGCCTCATCGAAGGCGCGGCGCTCTTCGCGCTCGTCATCTGCTTCCTCCTCCAGGGCAAGTAG
- the atpF gene encoding F0F1 ATP synthase subunit B, producing MRRIACAAVGSCGFASSVLAAEGHAGGGGSLITPQFGLIFWTSLTFIILLLLLRRFAWKPILGALETRERQIREDIEQARRGREESEKILEENRTVLVQARRERAEAVEVGRKDAERLKAEILEEARRQRESLLAQTQQQIQAELRSARAELRKEAADLAIEAASRILARNLDDASQRKIVEDYLADLEKLPPGSASLPS from the coding sequence GTGCGCCGCATCGCCTGCGCCGCGGTCGGTTCCTGCGGCTTCGCGTCGTCCGTGCTCGCGGCCGAGGGGCACGCGGGCGGCGGCGGCTCGCTGATCACACCGCAGTTCGGCCTGATCTTCTGGACGTCCCTCACCTTCATCATCCTGCTCCTGCTCCTCCGACGGTTCGCGTGGAAACCGATCCTCGGCGCCCTCGAGACCCGGGAACGACAGATCCGCGAGGACATCGAGCAGGCCAGGCGGGGCCGCGAGGAGTCCGAGAAGATCCTCGAGGAGAACCGCACGGTCCTCGTCCAGGCCCGCCGCGAGCGCGCCGAGGCGGTCGAGGTGGGCCGCAAGGACGCCGAGCGCCTCAAGGCCGAGATCCTCGAGGAGGCGCGGCGTCAGCGCGAGTCGCTGCTGGCACAGACGCAGCAGCAGATCCAGGCCGAGCTGCGCTCGGCCCGCGCGGAGCTCCGCAAGGAGGCGGCCGATCTCGCGATCGAGGCCGCTTCGCGGATCCTCGCCAGAAACCTCGACGACGCCTCGCAGCGCAAGATCGTCGAGGACTACCTCGCCGACCTGGAGAAGCTGCCTCCGGGGTCGGCCTCACTCCCCAGCTGA
- the aroB gene encoding 3-dehydroquinate synthase: MRRFLASVPASSRRRIPVAVGAGALARLEDDLERSAAGRLVVVVSDSNVAPLHGVPLVGRLRGRGLRAELVDFPAGEVHKTRETKAAIEDRLAAFGADRSTLLVALGGGVTGDVAGFVAATWLRGVEVVQAPTSLLAMADAALGGKTGVDVPAGKNLVGAFHQPSALYADVELLATLPDADFRNGFAEIVKSAVVGDAAAFARLERDASALARRRAPVVERTLAACLRLKARIVARDEREAGVRMILNFGHTAAHAVEAASGYAVSHGEAVAIGMTAEGRIAVEAVGFPAEDAARVERLLARLGLPLRAPAGTSREELLAAMARDKKNLAGLVRCALPRAIGRMGDAGAVATVVDAERLADALRGD, from the coding sequence GTGCGCCGATTCCTCGCGTCCGTTCCCGCGTCGTCCCGACGACGGATTCCCGTCGCCGTCGGGGCCGGGGCGCTCGCGCGACTCGAAGACGACCTCGAGCGCTCGGCGGCCGGCCGCCTCGTCGTGGTCGTCTCGGACTCGAACGTCGCGCCCCTCCACGGCGTGCCGCTCGTCGGGAGACTCCGCGGTCGCGGACTGCGCGCGGAGCTCGTCGACTTCCCCGCCGGAGAGGTCCACAAGACGCGCGAGACCAAGGCCGCCATCGAGGATCGGCTCGCCGCCTTCGGCGCGGATCGGTCGACCCTGCTCGTGGCGCTGGGCGGCGGCGTCACCGGGGACGTCGCCGGGTTCGTCGCGGCGACGTGGCTGCGCGGCGTCGAGGTCGTCCAAGCCCCCACCTCGCTCCTCGCGATGGCCGACGCCGCCCTCGGCGGGAAGACGGGCGTCGACGTTCCCGCGGGGAAGAACCTCGTGGGGGCGTTCCACCAGCCCTCGGCGCTTTATGCGGACGTGGAGCTCCTCGCCACGCTTCCCGACGCGGACTTCCGGAACGGATTCGCAGAGATCGTGAAGAGCGCGGTCGTCGGGGATGCCGCCGCGTTCGCGCGCCTCGAGCGGGACGCGTCCGCGCTCGCGCGGCGACGGGCCCCGGTCGTGGAGCGGACTCTCGCCGCATGCCTTCGACTCAAGGCGCGGATCGTCGCCCGGGACGAGCGCGAGGCCGGGGTGCGGATGATCCTGAACTTCGGTCACACCGCCGCACACGCCGTGGAGGCGGCTTCCGGGTACGCGGTGTCGCACGGCGAAGCCGTGGCGATCGGCATGACCGCGGAGGGGAGGATCGCGGTCGAGGCCGTGGGTTTTCCGGCGGAGGACGCGGCGCGGGTCGAGCGGCTCCTCGCCCGGCTCGGCCTGCCGCTTCGCGCGCCCGCGGGAACCTCGAGGGAGGAACTGCTCGCCGCGATGGCGCGCGACAAGAAGAACCTGGCGGGGCTCGTGCGGTGCGCATTGCCCCGCGCGATCGGCCGCATGGGGGATGCGGGTGCGGTCGCGACGGTGGTGGACGCGGAACGCCTCGCCGACGCCCTGCGCGGCGATTGA